A genomic segment from Micropterus dolomieu isolate WLL.071019.BEF.003 ecotype Adirondacks linkage group LG03, ASM2129224v1, whole genome shotgun sequence encodes:
- the polr3c gene encoding DNA-directed RNA polymerase III subunit RPC3 isoform X2, giving the protein MTAQEVRLCGLLLREHFGEVVEKVGTHLLRSGAQNLRTIIHETGISLDLVKKSLCVLVQHGVCVFSSGRKGTGSPTEYQTNCDRILRILRYPRYIYTAKTLYGDTGELIIEELLQRGDMTMSSTVKTVADRLTQNMEEGHSMDYSEVSNAFSKLVETHFLQRCPPMAGAGTIASATPATPATPGTPAAPVSTTLPTPESFPDCYKVPHVTLIGRGKRQLSSEDGDDQRNAKKAKLDSETHGDEGIYWQVNFERFHLHFRDQAIISAVANKLDQTSSEIVRTMLRMSEVTTSPTANCTKPLSANEIFRSLPSSYNIPRPILDQYLTLLVDDPMEFVGKAGESGGGMYVVNLHRALANLARATLESVVQERFGSRSARIFRLLLRKRHLEQKQVEDFAMIPAKEAKDMLYTLLSQNLVQLQEIPKTPDYAPSRTFYLYTVNQLPTARMLLQNCYKTVANLIERRLFESKESKRLLEKSQRIEAILASLQASGAEPEQLTEVEEMITAPEKQQLEALRLHINKLDSAENQVDETIFLLESYITSTATS; this is encoded by the exons ATGACTGCCCAGGAGGTACGTCTGTGTGGTCTCCTGCTGCGGGAGCACTTTGGAGAAGTGGTGGAGAAAGTGGGAACACATCTGCTCAGAAGTGGAGCACAGAATTTAAGGACCATCATTCATGAGACTGGCATCTCACTGGACCTG GTAAAGAAGTCCCTGTGTGTGCTCGTGCAGCATGGGGTCTGTGTGTTCAGCTCCGGCCGCAAAGGAACTGGGAGCCCCACGGAGTATCAGACTAACTGTGATCGGATTTTGAGAATCCTGCGATACCCGCGCTACATCTACACCGCCAAAACCCTGTATGGTGACACTGGAGAGCTGATCATAGAGGAGTTACTTCAGAGGGGTGACATGACCATGAGCAGCACGGTTAAGACAGTTGCCGACCGCCTCACACAGAACATGGAGG AGGGTCACAGCATGGATTACAGTGAAGTGTCTAATGCCTTCTCGAAACTAGTGGAGACCCATTTTCTTCAGCGATGCCCTCCAATGGCGGGAGCAGGAACAATAGCCAGTGCTACTCCAGCTACCCCCGCAACCCCTGGTACTCCTGCTGCCCCTGTTAGCACCACCCTGCCCACACCAGAGAGCTTCCCTGACTGTTACAAGGTACCTCACGTGACACTCATAGGGCGAGGCAAACGCCAACTCTCCAGTGAGGATGGAGACGACCAAAGGAATGCAAAGAAGGCAAAATTAGATTCAGAG ACACATGGTGATGAGGGGATTTACTGGCAGGTGAATTTTGAGAGGTTCCATCTCCACTTCAGAGACCAGGCCATCATCAGTGCCGTAGCCAACAAACTGGACCAG ACCAGCAGTGAGATAGTAAGGACTATGCTGAGGATGAGTGAGGTGACAACTTCGCCCACAGCCAACTGCACAAAGCCCCTCTCAGCCAATGAGATCTTCAGGTCCCTCCCAAGTAGTTACAACATCCCCAGACCCATCTTAGACCAGTACCTCACGCTACTGGTCGATGACCCG ATGGAGTTTGTGGGGAAGGCCGGTGAAAGTGGAGGAGGGATGTACGTTGTCA ATCTGCATAGAGCGCTGGCGAATCTGGCTCGGGCGACGCTTGAGTCTGTAGTACAGGAGAG ATTTGGATCCAGATCAGCTCGCATCTTCCGTCTGTTGCTAAGGAAACGTCATCTGGAACAGAAGCAGGTGGAGGATTTTGCCATGATTCCAGCCAAAGAGGCTAAAGACATGCTCTACACGCTGCTTTCACAGAACCTGGTCCAGCTACAG gAAATCCCAAAGACTCCTGACTATGCTCCCTCTCGCACCTTCTATCTTTACACCGTCAACCAACTCCCTACTGCACGAATGCTACTTCAAAACTGCTACAAG ACAGTAGCCAACCTCATAGAGCGACGCCTGTTCGAGAGCAAAGAAAGCAA GCGTCTGCTGGAGAAATCCCAGCGAATCGAGGCCATTCTGGCATCTCTGCAGGCCAGCGGGGCTGAGCCTGAACAGCTGACTGAGGTTGAGGAGATGATCACTGCTCCTGAAAAGCAACAACTGGAAGCCTTACGACTTCACATCAATAA GTTAGATTCAGCAGAGAACCAGGTAGATGAAACCATATTTCTACTAGAATCGTACATCACCTCCACGGCCACAAGTTGA
- the polr3c gene encoding DNA-directed RNA polymerase III subunit RPC3 isoform X1, whose product MHRGTAGQIKRVLPKNGSVHVLTCEEPHVFSRQSVGSKEQGLRLSRNLTIGKMTAQEVRLCGLLLREHFGEVVEKVGTHLLRSGAQNLRTIIHETGISLDLVKKSLCVLVQHGVCVFSSGRKGTGSPTEYQTNCDRILRILRYPRYIYTAKTLYGDTGELIIEELLQRGDMTMSSTVKTVADRLTQNMEEGHSMDYSEVSNAFSKLVETHFLQRCPPMAGAGTIASATPATPATPGTPAAPVSTTLPTPESFPDCYKVPHVTLIGRGKRQLSSEDGDDQRNAKKAKLDSETHGDEGIYWQVNFERFHLHFRDQAIISAVANKLDQTSSEIVRTMLRMSEVTTSPTANCTKPLSANEIFRSLPSSYNIPRPILDQYLTLLVDDPMEFVGKAGESGGGMYVVNLHRALANLARATLESVVQERFGSRSARIFRLLLRKRHLEQKQVEDFAMIPAKEAKDMLYTLLSQNLVQLQEIPKTPDYAPSRTFYLYTVNQLPTARMLLQNCYKTVANLIERRLFESKESKRLLEKSQRIEAILASLQASGAEPEQLTEVEEMITAPEKQQLEALRLHINKLDSAENQVDETIFLLESYITSTATS is encoded by the exons ATGCACCGCGGTACCGCTGGGCAAATCAAGCGAGTACTCCCAAAGAACGGAAGTGTTCATGTGTTGACATGCGAAGAGCCGCATGTGTTTAGCCGACAGTCTGTGGGAAGCAAGGAACAAGGACTGCGTCTGTCCAGGAACTTGACTATCGGAAAG ATGACTGCCCAGGAGGTACGTCTGTGTGGTCTCCTGCTGCGGGAGCACTTTGGAGAAGTGGTGGAGAAAGTGGGAACACATCTGCTCAGAAGTGGAGCACAGAATTTAAGGACCATCATTCATGAGACTGGCATCTCACTGGACCTG GTAAAGAAGTCCCTGTGTGTGCTCGTGCAGCATGGGGTCTGTGTGTTCAGCTCCGGCCGCAAAGGAACTGGGAGCCCCACGGAGTATCAGACTAACTGTGATCGGATTTTGAGAATCCTGCGATACCCGCGCTACATCTACACCGCCAAAACCCTGTATGGTGACACTGGAGAGCTGATCATAGAGGAGTTACTTCAGAGGGGTGACATGACCATGAGCAGCACGGTTAAGACAGTTGCCGACCGCCTCACACAGAACATGGAGG AGGGTCACAGCATGGATTACAGTGAAGTGTCTAATGCCTTCTCGAAACTAGTGGAGACCCATTTTCTTCAGCGATGCCCTCCAATGGCGGGAGCAGGAACAATAGCCAGTGCTACTCCAGCTACCCCCGCAACCCCTGGTACTCCTGCTGCCCCTGTTAGCACCACCCTGCCCACACCAGAGAGCTTCCCTGACTGTTACAAGGTACCTCACGTGACACTCATAGGGCGAGGCAAACGCCAACTCTCCAGTGAGGATGGAGACGACCAAAGGAATGCAAAGAAGGCAAAATTAGATTCAGAG ACACATGGTGATGAGGGGATTTACTGGCAGGTGAATTTTGAGAGGTTCCATCTCCACTTCAGAGACCAGGCCATCATCAGTGCCGTAGCCAACAAACTGGACCAG ACCAGCAGTGAGATAGTAAGGACTATGCTGAGGATGAGTGAGGTGACAACTTCGCCCACAGCCAACTGCACAAAGCCCCTCTCAGCCAATGAGATCTTCAGGTCCCTCCCAAGTAGTTACAACATCCCCAGACCCATCTTAGACCAGTACCTCACGCTACTGGTCGATGACCCG ATGGAGTTTGTGGGGAAGGCCGGTGAAAGTGGAGGAGGGATGTACGTTGTCA ATCTGCATAGAGCGCTGGCGAATCTGGCTCGGGCGACGCTTGAGTCTGTAGTACAGGAGAG ATTTGGATCCAGATCAGCTCGCATCTTCCGTCTGTTGCTAAGGAAACGTCATCTGGAACAGAAGCAGGTGGAGGATTTTGCCATGATTCCAGCCAAAGAGGCTAAAGACATGCTCTACACGCTGCTTTCACAGAACCTGGTCCAGCTACAG gAAATCCCAAAGACTCCTGACTATGCTCCCTCTCGCACCTTCTATCTTTACACCGTCAACCAACTCCCTACTGCACGAATGCTACTTCAAAACTGCTACAAG ACAGTAGCCAACCTCATAGAGCGACGCCTGTTCGAGAGCAAAGAAAGCAA GCGTCTGCTGGAGAAATCCCAGCGAATCGAGGCCATTCTGGCATCTCTGCAGGCCAGCGGGGCTGAGCCTGAACAGCTGACTGAGGTTGAGGAGATGATCACTGCTCCTGAAAAGCAACAACTGGAAGCCTTACGACTTCACATCAATAA GTTAGATTCAGCAGAGAACCAGGTAGATGAAACCATATTTCTACTAGAATCGTACATCACCTCCACGGCCACAAGTTGA
- the rnf115a gene encoding E3 ubiquitin-protein ligase RNF115: protein MPGWRRTAVFSLWRTDVSVCAGLGKMAEAAAVSPHRFFCHCCKGEVNPKLPEYICPRCDSGFIEEVTEDSSLLEGVANGIDDTATQFAELWHLLLLERPFTTDGDTPDSEPRLPGGRLGGLSDLGGLGVGPIGGSVPAGLGGPMGGLLGAGDHWVPGRPTRMHSQRRYRSRGSSRPDRSPAVEGIVQQFLAGLFANSGVPGSPPLSWTGMLHSNPGDYAWGQGGLDAVITQLLGQLENTGPPPAEREKISSLPTVNISQEQADCCMECPVCKEDFAVGEPVRQLPCNHFFHSNCIVPWLEMHDTCPVCRKSLNGEDSSSQPPSESPSLSMDPRTQERWSF from the exons ATGCCGGGCTGGAGGCGGACAGCTGTCTTCAGTTTGTGGAGGACCGACGTCAGTGTTTGTGCTGGTCTGGGGAAGATGGCGGAGGCTGCGGCTGTTTCACCGCATCGGTTTTTCTGTCACTGTTGTAAGGGAGAAGTGAACCCCAAACTCCCG GAGTATATCTGTCCAAGATGTGATTCAGGTTTCATAGAGGAAGTAACGGAAGACTCCAG TCTCCTAGAGGGTGTCGCCAACGGGATAGATGACACAGCCACACAGTTTGCAGAG CTATGGCACTTGTTGTTACTGGAGCGGCCATTTACAACAGACGGTGACACACCTGACTCAGAACCTCGGCTCCCTGGAGGGCGCTTGGGAGGTCTCAGTGACCTGGGGGGGTTGGGAGTGGGACCAATCGGGGGTTCAGTCCCAGCAGGCCTAGGGGGACCTATGGGGGGCCTACTAGGAGCCGGGGATCACTGGGTACCAGGACGCCCCACTCGTATGCACAGCCAGAGGAGATACAGGTCCAGAGGCAGCAGTCGGCCAGATCGCTCGCCTGCTGTGGAAGG GATTGTACAACAGTTTCTTGCCGGGCTCTTTGCCAACTCTGGAGTTCCTGGCTCACCTCCCCTCTCATG GACGGGGATGCTGCACTCAAACCCTGGGGATTACGCCTGGGGACAGGGAGGGTTAGACGCCGTGATAACACAG ttactAGGTCAGTTGGAGAATACAGGACCTCctccagcagagagagagaagatctCTTCTCTCCCAACTGTCAATATATCTCAGGAACAAGCAG ACTGCTGTATGGAATGTCCAGTGTGCAAAGAGGACTTCGCAGTGGGAGAGCCAGTCAGACAGCTACCCTGTAACCACTTCTTTCATTCAAACTGTATAGTACCATGGCTGGAAATG CATGACACGTGTCCAGTGTGTAGGAAGAGTTTGAACGGAGAAGACAGCAGCAGCCAGCCCCCATCAGAgtccccctccctctccatgGACCCCCGCACACAGGAGAGATGGTCCTTCTGA
- the gba gene encoding lysosomal acid glucosylceramidase: MALSLPSPILLVIVFFTAEVTLCAGSNECVARHFGHDSVVCECNATYCDSVGSLTLPPLGWYSSYLTTMAGSRLEAGQGQVQVNSTRAGLRLTIVPYQKYQKIRGFGGAMTDAAAINILSLSAGVQDQLLRQYFSPEGIGYNVVRVPMASCDFSTRLYTYADTHGDYSLDNFTLAPEDITMKIPLLQRAQVLSPRPLSLLASAWSAPAWMKTNGALTGKGSLKGRPGGKEHKTWAQYYIRFLEEYAKHNVTFWALTTGNEPSAGQMTNYSFQALGFTPEEQRDWVALDLGPALHASAHPHTHVLILDDSRLLLPYWAKVVLNDVQAGRYIHGVAVHWYFDSFVPAEISLGVTHHLYPEYYLFGTEACSGWSPLDRGVKLGSWDRAEQYAHDIIEDLNHYVVGWTDWNLALDKTGGPNWVKNFVDSPVIVDPQRDVFYKQPTFYTMAHFSKFLWEGSQRVGVSASRETDLEYSAFVRPDDSVALIILNRSSSMIQFEVWDPAVGYIPSTAPAHSLLTLVWNTH; the protein is encoded by the exons ATGGCGTTGTCGTTGCCATCACCTATACTTTTGGTCATTGTTTTCTTCACAGCAGAAGTAACCCTCTGTGCAG GAAGCAATGAATGTGTTGCCAGACACTTCGGCCACGATTCtgtggtgtgtgagtgtaaTGCAACCTACTGTGATAGTGTTGGGTCACTCACCTTGCCTCCACTGGGCTGGTACTCCTCCTACCTGACCACCATGGCAGGCAGCAGACTAGAGGCAGGCCAGGGTCAGGTCCAAGTGAACAGCACCAGGGCAG GCCTCAGGTTGACTATAGTTCCCTACCAGAAGTACCAGAAGATCAGGGGATTCGGTGGAGCTATGACAGACGCAGCAGCCATTAACATCCTGTCTCTTTCTGCTGGTGTACAGGACCAGCTGCTACGACAGTACTTTTCCCCTGAAG GTATTGGCTACAACGTGGTGCGTGTGCCCATGGCCAGCTGTGACTTCTCCACCCGTCTGTACACATATGCTGACACACACGGCGACTACAGCCTGGACAATTTCACACTGGCCCCTGAGGACATCACCATGAAG ATCCCTCTCCTGCAGCGTGCTCAGGTCTTGTCTCCTCGACCCCTATCTCTTCTGGCAAGTGCCTGGAGTGCCCCCGCCTGGATGAAAACTAATGGTGCACTCACAGGAAAGGGCTCCCTGAAGGGCAGGCCTGGGGGCAAGGAGCATAAAACCTGGGCTCAGTACTATATCAG GTTCCTTGAGGAATATGCTAAACATAACGTGACCTTCTGGGCATTGACCACAGGGAATGAGCCCTCTGCAGGACAGATGACAAACTACAG TTTCCAGGCTCTGGGCTTCACACCTGAGGAGCAGAGGGACTGGGTGGCTCTGGACCTGGGCCCTGCCCTGCATGCTtcagcacacccacacacacacgtcctcaTTCTGGATGACAGCCGCCTGCTGCTGCCTTACTGGGCTAAAGTG GTCCTGAATGATGTTCAGGCAGGAAGGTACATTCACGGTGTGGCAGTTCATTGGTACTTTGACAGCTTTGTCCCAGCAGAGATAAGCCTGGGAGTCACCCATCATCTCTACCCGGAGTATTACCTGTTTGGCACAGAAGCCTGCTCTGGCTGGAGCCCACTGGACAGAGGGGTGAAGCTGGGTAGCTGGGACAGGGCTGAGCAGTACGCACATGATATTATAGAG GACTTAAATCATTATGTGGTGGGTTGGACTGACTGGAACCTAGCTCTGGATAAGACTGGTGGGCCAAACTGGGTTAAAAACTTTGTGGACAGCCCTGTTATAGTGGATCCACAGCGTGATGTCTTCTACAAGCAGCCAACCTTCTATACCATGGCCCACTTCAG TAAGTTCCTGTGGGAGGGGTCTCAGAGAGTGGGTGTGTCTGCCAGTCGGGAAACAGACCTGGAATACTCTGCCTTCGTCAGACCAGACGACTCGGTAGCACTCATCATACTCAACAG GTCATCGTCAATGATCCAGTTTGAAGTCTGGGATCCCGCTGTGGGCTACATCCCCTCCACTGCTCCGGCTCATTCATTGCTCACACTTGTTTGGAACACACACTGA
- the dap3 gene encoding 28S ribosomal protein S29, mitochondrial isoform X1, with product MALHRLSFRLRQTVTHVRSLHTSGCGQQQEAVAVEPEPEPFSVFRTQENDPARHSEKHIGQYYTMPSAHIRTVFPHGLPWRYQQQVKTFNEACVMVRQPALEVISCLKKTDTSKPAVRYLFYGLKGSGKTMSLCHTIQFCYMQGWLVLHIPDAHLWVKNCKELLPSSYNTSRFDQPLQATEWLRNFRITNEHFLSKIKTKQRYVWTKREFTEEGSPLGELVDQGISRVKSSSDVVGAVMKELRLQSGQPESDFRLALAVDGVNALWGRSTIKKEDKTAVDPEELTLVYNLRKLMKNDWTGGAIITTLSQTGSLYTSKSAYLPQELLGERGFDCMDPFVPVSVPNYSEKEFESCYLYYMDRHWLQHPQCQTEEGKKELIFLSNRNPSMLDRICAFL from the exons GTAACACATGTAAGGTCCCTTCATACCAGTGGATGTGGGCAGCAGCAGGAGGCTGTGGCTGTTGAGCCAGAACCTGAGcccttttcagttttcagaacACAGGAGAATGATCCG GCACGTCACTCAGAGAAACATATCGGACAGTATTACACCATGCCCTCTGCACACATCCGCACTGTGTTCCCCCATGGCCTCCCGTGGCGCTATCAACAACAg GTGAAGACATTTAATGAAGCCTGTGTGATGGTGAGGCAGCCGGCTCTAGAGGTCATCTCTTGCCTGAAGAAAACAGATACCAGCAAACCTGCTGTGCGATATTTATTCT ATGGTTTGAAGGGCAGTGGGAAGACAATGTCTCTATGTCACACGATCCAATTCTGCTATATGCAGGGATGGCTGGTGCTGCACATTCCTGATG CTCACCTCTGGGTGAAGAACTGTAAGGAGCTGCTGCCCTCATCCTATAACACCTCTCGCTTTGATCAGCCATTACAAGCCACCGAATGGTTACGCAACTTCAGAATCACCAATGAGCATTTCCTTTCAAAG ATAAAGACAAAGCAGCGCTATGTGTGGACAAAGAGAGAGTTTACCGAGGAGGGAAGTCCACTAGGAGAGCTGGTGGATCAG GGTATATCTCGCGTGAAGAGCAGCAGCGATGTGGTAGGGGCGGTGATGAAGGAGCTGAGGCTGCAAAGCGGGCAGCCAGAGTCGGACTTCCGCTTGGCCCTGGCTGTAGATGGTGTAAATGCCCTGTGGGGAAGATCCACCATCAAGAAGGAGGATAAGACTGCT GTGGATCCAGAGGAGCTCACTTTGGTTTATAACCTGAGGAAGCTGATGAAGAACGACTGG ACTGGAGGCGCCATCATCACAACTCTGTCTCAGACTGGGTCTCTCTACACTTCAAAATCTGCCTACTTGCCTCAAGAGCTGCTGGGAGAG AGGGGGTTTGACTGCATGGACCCGTTCGTCCCGGTGTCAGTGCCCAACTACAGCGAGAAAGAGTTTGAGAGCTGTTACCTCTACTATATGGACCGCCACTGGTTGCAGCATCCACAGT GTCAaacagaggaaggaaagaaagaactCATCTTTTTGAGCAACAGAAATCCATCAATGTTGGACAGAATTTGCGCCTTCCTGTGA
- the dap3 gene encoding 28S ribosomal protein S29, mitochondrial isoform X2 — MALHRLSFRLRQTVTHVRSLHTSGCGQQQEAVAVEPEPEPFSVFRTQENDPARHSEKHIGQYYTMPSAHIRTVFPHGLPWRYQQQVKTFNEACVMVRQPALEVISCLKKTDTSKPAVRYLFYGLKGSGKTMSLCHTIQFCYMQGWLVLHIPDAHLWVKNCKELLPSSYNTSRFDQPLQATEWLRNFRITNEHFLSKIKTKQRYVWTKREFTEEGSPLGELVDQVDPEELTLVYNLRKLMKNDWTGGAIITTLSQTGSLYTSKSAYLPQELLGERGFDCMDPFVPVSVPNYSEKEFESCYLYYMDRHWLQHPQCQTEEGKKELIFLSNRNPSMLDRICAFL; from the exons GTAACACATGTAAGGTCCCTTCATACCAGTGGATGTGGGCAGCAGCAGGAGGCTGTGGCTGTTGAGCCAGAACCTGAGcccttttcagttttcagaacACAGGAGAATGATCCG GCACGTCACTCAGAGAAACATATCGGACAGTATTACACCATGCCCTCTGCACACATCCGCACTGTGTTCCCCCATGGCCTCCCGTGGCGCTATCAACAACAg GTGAAGACATTTAATGAAGCCTGTGTGATGGTGAGGCAGCCGGCTCTAGAGGTCATCTCTTGCCTGAAGAAAACAGATACCAGCAAACCTGCTGTGCGATATTTATTCT ATGGTTTGAAGGGCAGTGGGAAGACAATGTCTCTATGTCACACGATCCAATTCTGCTATATGCAGGGATGGCTGGTGCTGCACATTCCTGATG CTCACCTCTGGGTGAAGAACTGTAAGGAGCTGCTGCCCTCATCCTATAACACCTCTCGCTTTGATCAGCCATTACAAGCCACCGAATGGTTACGCAACTTCAGAATCACCAATGAGCATTTCCTTTCAAAG ATAAAGACAAAGCAGCGCTATGTGTGGACAAAGAGAGAGTTTACCGAGGAGGGAAGTCCACTAGGAGAGCTGGTGGATCAG GTGGATCCAGAGGAGCTCACTTTGGTTTATAACCTGAGGAAGCTGATGAAGAACGACTGG ACTGGAGGCGCCATCATCACAACTCTGTCTCAGACTGGGTCTCTCTACACTTCAAAATCTGCCTACTTGCCTCAAGAGCTGCTGGGAGAG AGGGGGTTTGACTGCATGGACCCGTTCGTCCCGGTGTCAGTGCCCAACTACAGCGAGAAAGAGTTTGAGAGCTGTTACCTCTACTATATGGACCGCCACTGGTTGCAGCATCCACAGT GTCAaacagaggaaggaaagaaagaactCATCTTTTTGAGCAACAGAAATCCATCAATGTTGGACAGAATTTGCGCCTTCCTGTGA